The following are encoded in a window of Harmonia axyridis chromosome 7, icHarAxyr1.1, whole genome shotgun sequence genomic DNA:
- the LOC123684412 gene encoding uncharacterized protein LOC123684412: MFIKYIFLWCLFCAEVFRQQIVESAIVHQSEEMNPSTRGIDAKGILTSLASNFLSRQYFPTAAAAGSQVVSLNLTNLLVLVLLKALIFAAGSIGLGHLKEKEYEHYGRSINQKEGDQNHNLVFTEDEIMLYFEYLTGNHECLKLIACQQPGQAEDYVNAAKLLLKASQLFSLNTDAKYEDLLRDVERAIEVGENKGNCGIFTCNSNDYNSF; this comes from the exons ATGTTTATTAAGTATATATTTTTGTGGTGTCTATTTTGTGCAGAAGTTTTTCGACAACAAATTGTAGAATCTGCTATTGTTCATCAGTCTGAAGAGATGAATCCAAGTACCAg AGGAATTGATGCCAAGGGCATCCTTACTTCACTAGCTTCCAACTTCTTATCCCGACAATACTTCCCAACAGCAGCAGCTGCAGGTTCCCAAGTTGTCTCATTGAATTTAACCAACCTCTTAGTTCTGGTACTCCTGAAAGCTCTCATATTCGCTGCAGGTTCCATCGGCCTTGGCCATTTGAAAGAAAAGGAATACGAACATTACGGTAGGAGCATCAACCAGAAAGAAGGCGATCAAAATCACAACTTGGTTTTCACCGAAGACGAAATCATGTTGTACTTTGAATACTTGACAG GGAATCACGAGTGCTTGAAACTCATAGCATGTCAACAACCTGGTCAAGCTGAGGATTACGTCAATGCTGCCAAGTTGTTGCTGAAAGCAAGCCAACTTTTCTCCCTGAATACTGATGCTAAATATGAGGATCTTTTGAGGGATGTTGAACGAGCTATCGAAGTCGGTGAAAATAAAGGAAATTGTGGCATATTCACTTGTAATTCGAATGATTATAACAGTTTTTAG
- the LOC123684681 gene encoding multiple coagulation factor deficiency protein 2 homolog, translating to MLLPSLLILFVGLIISVESRGPHHPRGEPVIRRHHLHYKPNPDDKEKLTQDSALLHDKQHIEEHLEDMVESPDLSKMSDEELEFYYFQTHDTDKNNKLDGLEILQAITHILDETDVSGNINNDSDFDYYIRLIDQVLTEDDVDNDGFLDYPEYVRSRQRSSKTIKKKEEEPPLVEIIP from the exons atgcTCTTGCCAAGTTTACTGATACTGTTTGTAGGATTAATTATTTCTGTTGAAAGTAGAGGACCTCATCACCCTAGAGGTGAACCTGTAATTCGGAGACATCACCTTCATTATAAACCAAACCCGGATGATAAAGAGAAACTAACTCAAGACAGTGCCCTTCTGCATGATAAGCAACATATAGAG GAACATCTGGAAGATATGGTGGAGTCTCCAGATTTGTCCAAAATGTCTGACGAAGAACTAGAATTCTACTACTTCCAAACTCACGATACTGACAAAAACAACAAACTGGATGGTTTGGAAATATTACAAGCCATCACGCATATTTTAGATGAAACAGATGTCTCAGGGAATATAAACAACGACAGTGACTTCGATTATTATATAA ggcttATTGACCAAGTTTTAACAGAGGATGACGTCGATAACGATGGTTTCCTAGACTATCCAGAATATGTCAGAAGTAGACAGAGGTCTTCgaaaactattaaaaaaaaagaagaagaacctCCATTAGTAGAAATTATACCCTAA